The Agromyces sp. LHK192 genome includes a window with the following:
- a CDS encoding bifunctional riboflavin kinase/FAD synthetase has product MRTFKGIDGVPAGFGPSAVTIGKFDGVHQGHREIIGRLRRIADAEGLVAAVATFDRNPLALLAPDKCPDPLVSVRQKLELLATTGVDAALLLPFDRALASLPAEEFVERVLVDALHAKAVLVGSDFRYGARAAGDVALLVELGERHGFTVEVVDDVMPDGQRRVSSTWVRDLLAAGDVRRAGDLLGHTPTVSGVVVHGAARGRELGFPTANLSPESEGLIPADGVYAGWLTDAGATYPAAISVGNNPTFEGVPRKQVEAYVLDRDLDLYDHLVDVEFVDRIRGMVAFDSIDALIEQMHADVEIARTILA; this is encoded by the coding sequence GTGAGGACGTTCAAGGGCATCGACGGGGTTCCCGCGGGCTTCGGCCCGTCGGCGGTGACGATCGGCAAGTTCGACGGCGTGCACCAGGGGCATCGCGAGATCATCGGGCGGCTGCGGCGCATCGCCGACGCCGAGGGCCTGGTCGCGGCGGTCGCGACGTTCGACCGCAATCCGCTGGCGCTGCTGGCCCCCGACAAGTGCCCCGACCCCCTCGTCAGCGTGCGCCAGAAGCTCGAGCTCCTCGCCACGACCGGTGTCGACGCCGCGCTCCTGCTCCCGTTCGACCGCGCGCTCGCGTCGCTGCCCGCGGAGGAGTTCGTCGAGCGCGTGCTCGTCGACGCGCTGCACGCGAAGGCGGTGCTCGTCGGTTCCGACTTCCGCTACGGTGCCCGAGCGGCGGGTGACGTGGCGCTCCTCGTCGAGCTCGGCGAGCGCCACGGCTTCACCGTCGAGGTCGTCGACGACGTCATGCCCGACGGGCAGCGGCGCGTCTCCTCGACGTGGGTCCGTGACCTGCTCGCCGCCGGCGACGTGCGTCGGGCGGGCGACCTGCTCGGGCACACGCCGACGGTCTCCGGGGTCGTCGTGCACGGTGCAGCCCGCGGTCGCGAGCTCGGGTTCCCGACGGCGAACCTCTCGCCCGAGTCCGAGGGGCTGATCCCGGCCGACGGCGTCTATGCCGGGTGGCTGACCGACGCTGGCGCGACCTATCCCGCCGCGATCTCGGTGGGCAACAACCCGACGTTCGAGGGCGTGCCCCGCAAGCAGGTCGAGGCGTACGTGCTCGATCGCGACCTCGACCTGTACGACCACCTCGTCGACGTCGAGTTCGTCGACCGGATCCGCGGGATGGTCGCGTTCGACAGCATCGACGCGCTCATCGAGCAGATGCACGCCGACGTCGAGATCGCCAGGACGATCCTCGCGTGA
- the truB gene encoding tRNA pseudouridine(55) synthase TruB, protein MRIPPTYGPPTDRGAPAAGRPAVSLYGVNSGILLVDKPQGMTSHDVVARVRRLAGTRKVGHAGTLDPMATGLLVIGVDHATRLLHHLVGLDKTYEATVRLGWSTTTDDAEGEAGPEASAELVGAIDDAAITVGMAKLTGPIEQVPSAVSAIKVDGKRAYQRVRDGEAVELAARAVTVAAFDLLDVRRDGGAIDLDVRVDCSSGTYIRALARDLGTDLGVGGHLTALRRTRIGAFDVADAAELGDLDVAAALLPAAEAARRSMTTIELSEQDAVDLGHGKRIPAPEGSPRDVPIAAIGRGGVGGERLVAVVERRAGQLKVVTGFPREDAS, encoded by the coding sequence ATGCGCATCCCACCAACCTACGGCCCTCCGACCGACCGCGGGGCGCCGGCGGCCGGGCGCCCGGCTGTTAGCCTGTACGGCGTGAACAGCGGCATCCTCCTCGTCGACAAGCCGCAGGGGATGACCAGCCACGACGTCGTCGCGAGGGTGCGGCGGCTCGCCGGGACCCGCAAGGTGGGCCACGCCGGCACCCTCGACCCGATGGCGACCGGACTCCTCGTGATCGGCGTGGACCACGCGACCAGGCTCCTGCACCACCTCGTCGGCCTCGACAAGACGTACGAGGCCACCGTCCGGTTGGGCTGGAGCACGACGACCGACGATGCCGAGGGCGAGGCGGGGCCCGAGGCATCCGCCGAACTCGTCGGGGCGATCGACGATGCCGCCATCACGGTCGGCATGGCGAAGCTCACGGGCCCGATCGAGCAGGTCCCCAGCGCGGTCAGCGCGATCAAGGTCGACGGCAAGCGGGCGTACCAGCGGGTGCGCGATGGCGAGGCGGTCGAGCTCGCGGCGCGCGCGGTGACCGTCGCGGCATTCGACCTGCTCGACGTTCGTCGCGACGGCGGTGCGATCGACCTCGACGTGCGCGTCGACTGCTCGTCGGGCACGTACATCAGGGCGCTCGCTCGCGATCTCGGCACCGACCTCGGCGTCGGCGGCCACCTCACGGCGCTTCGGCGCACGCGCATCGGCGCGTTCGACGTCGCGGATGCCGCGGAACTCGGCGACCTCGACGTCGCGGCCGCACTGCTCCCGGCTGCGGAGGCTGCGCGCCGGTCGATGACCACGATCGAATTGAGCGAGCAGGACGCGGTCGACCTCGGCCATGGCAAGCGGATCCCGGCGCCCGAGGGCTCACCTCGCGACGTGCCGATCGCCGCGATCGGCCGTGGCGGCGTCGGGGGCGAACGGCTCGTCGCCGTCGTCGAACGTCGGGCGGGGCAGCTCAAGGTCGTCACCGGGTTCCCGCGGGAGGACGCGTCGTGA
- a CDS encoding CynX/NimT family MFS transporter — protein sequence MTGALPVVSPEGMPRRPLWAGRTTALLGILLVAANLRTGVASLSPIISRVDVDIALPPALVGLLGMLPPLCFAVFGIVTPLIAKRFGLERTIVVALVLLVAGLTGRSLAPEAVTLVAASVLVFAAVGVGNVLLPPLVKKYFADRVGLVTTLYVSIMSVSTFLPPLVAVPVADAAGWRTSLGEWAVVAVIAAVPWVALVVRSRAAQAGGELDDEEPRAGQVRLALRSPIAWSLAVVFSVTSFNVYVMFAWLPSILSSVAGVGDAEAGVLLSLYAAMGLPAALLVPLLAARHGKVRLLVAVSVASFLVGYGGLLVAPAFATWLWVAFAGTGPLLFPLALVLINLRTRTHDGTIALSGVVQSVGYLIAAVGPILIGVLHEATGGWTWPIAVLAATAVPAAVFGFRAARPGYLEDGYPADSRV from the coding sequence GTGACCGGCGCGCTCCCCGTCGTCTCGCCCGAGGGGATGCCCCGGCGCCCGCTCTGGGCGGGACGGACGACCGCGCTCCTGGGCATCCTGCTGGTCGCCGCGAACCTGCGCACCGGCGTCGCCTCGCTCTCGCCGATCATCTCGAGGGTCGACGTCGACATCGCCCTGCCGCCCGCGCTCGTGGGCCTGCTCGGGATGCTGCCGCCGCTGTGCTTCGCGGTGTTCGGCATCGTCACGCCGCTGATCGCGAAGCGGTTCGGCCTCGAGCGCACGATCGTGGTGGCCCTCGTCCTGCTCGTGGCCGGGCTCACGGGTCGTTCGCTCGCGCCGGAGGCCGTGACGCTGGTCGCGGCGAGCGTGCTCGTGTTCGCGGCGGTCGGGGTGGGCAACGTGCTGCTCCCGCCGCTCGTGAAGAAGTACTTCGCCGACCGAGTGGGGCTGGTCACGACGCTGTACGTGTCGATCATGTCGGTGAGCACGTTCCTGCCGCCGCTGGTCGCCGTACCGGTCGCGGATGCCGCGGGCTGGCGCACGTCCCTCGGCGAGTGGGCCGTGGTCGCGGTCATCGCCGCGGTGCCGTGGGTCGCGCTGGTGGTCCGTTCGCGTGCGGCGCAGGCGGGCGGGGAACTCGACGACGAGGAGCCCAGGGCCGGTCAGGTGCGCCTGGCGCTTCGGTCGCCGATCGCGTGGTCGCTCGCCGTCGTATTCTCGGTCACCTCGTTCAACGTGTACGTGATGTTCGCGTGGCTGCCGTCGATCCTGTCGTCGGTCGCTGGCGTCGGCGACGCCGAGGCCGGGGTGCTGCTCTCGTTGTACGCCGCGATGGGGCTGCCCGCGGCGCTGCTCGTGCCGCTGCTCGCGGCGCGACACGGCAAGGTGCGGCTGCTCGTCGCGGTCTCGGTCGCGTCGTTCCTGGTCGGGTACGGCGGGCTGCTCGTCGCGCCGGCGTTCGCGACTTGGCTGTGGGTCGCCTTCGCCGGGACCGGCCCGCTGCTGTTCCCGCTCGCGCTCGTGCTGATCAACCTGCGGACGCGGACGCACGACGGCACGATCGCGCTCAGCGGGGTCGTGCAGTCGGTCGGGTACCTCATCGCCGCCGTCGGGCCGATCCTGATCGGCGTGCTCCACGAGGCGACCGGCGGTTGGACGTGGCCCATCGCGGTGCTCGCGGCGACCGCGGTGCCCGCAGCGGTCTTCGGGTTCCGGGCCGCCCGTCCCGGCTACCTGGAGGACGGCTACCCGGCGGACTCGCGCGTCTGA
- a CDS encoding sodium:alanine symporter family protein, with product MDAVNEFVLSAGDGLWTWIVLPVVAGLGIYFTIRSGVVQFRLIPEMFRTLTDKTPRDADGEPQSVSAFQAFTISAASRVGVGNIAGVGTAIAIGGPGAVFWMWLMAFIGGSSSFVESTLGQLFKVKDADGFRGGPAYYMERGLKARWMGILFAIILIVCFPFAFSSLQANTISATVSSTVAPDGAPVWIGWMVGAILAALTALVVFGGVRRIASVTQAVVPLMALLYLLVGLIIVAMNITRFPEVFASIFTQAFGFNEVVGATLGTIVLTGVKRGMFSNEAGLGSAPNAGASAAVTHPVKQGLVQTLGVYFDTFLVCSITAFIILVSDPDLATAERGIGLTQSAIVANLGPWASILLSVIVFLLAFSSILGNYYYGESNIEFITERRSVRTAYRLLVVLAIFIGSIASADLIWNTADGIMGLMALVNLVAIGLLSGVAFKLLRDYTRQRREGRDPVFTRALLPGVDGIECWVDEASVTGPIDVATARRQSRKHRDHLHEG from the coding sequence ATGGACGCTGTGAACGAGTTCGTGCTCTCCGCCGGCGACGGGCTGTGGACCTGGATCGTGCTTCCCGTCGTCGCAGGCCTCGGCATCTACTTCACGATCCGCTCCGGCGTCGTGCAGTTCCGACTCATCCCCGAGATGTTCCGCACCCTCACCGACAAGACGCCCCGCGACGCCGACGGCGAGCCGCAGTCGGTCTCGGCGTTCCAGGCGTTCACGATCTCCGCGGCGTCGCGGGTCGGCGTCGGCAACATCGCGGGTGTCGGTACGGCCATCGCGATCGGCGGACCCGGCGCGGTGTTCTGGATGTGGCTGATGGCGTTCATCGGCGGCTCGTCGAGCTTCGTCGAATCGACGCTCGGGCAGCTGTTCAAGGTCAAGGACGCCGACGGCTTCCGCGGCGGACCCGCGTACTACATGGAACGGGGGCTGAAGGCGAGGTGGATGGGCATCCTCTTCGCCATCATCCTCATCGTCTGCTTCCCGTTCGCGTTCTCGTCGCTGCAGGCGAACACCATCTCGGCGACCGTGTCGTCGACGGTCGCGCCCGACGGAGCGCCCGTCTGGATCGGATGGATGGTCGGCGCCATCCTCGCGGCGCTCACCGCACTCGTCGTGTTCGGCGGCGTCCGCCGCATCGCCTCCGTCACCCAGGCGGTCGTGCCCCTCATGGCGCTGCTGTACCTGCTCGTCGGGCTCATCATCGTCGCCATGAACATCACCCGGTTCCCCGAGGTGTTCGCGTCGATCTTCACGCAGGCTTTCGGGTTCAACGAGGTCGTCGGCGCGACCCTCGGCACCATCGTGCTGACGGGCGTCAAACGCGGCATGTTCTCGAACGAGGCCGGTCTCGGCTCAGCGCCCAACGCCGGGGCGAGCGCCGCGGTGACCCACCCCGTCAAGCAGGGACTCGTCCAGACGCTGGGCGTCTACTTCGACACGTTCCTCGTGTGCTCGATCACGGCGTTCATCATCCTCGTCTCGGACCCCGACCTCGCGACCGCCGAACGCGGCATCGGCCTGACCCAGTCGGCGATCGTCGCGAACCTCGGCCCATGGGCGAGCATCCTGCTCAGTGTCATCGTGTTCCTGCTCGCCTTCAGCTCGATCCTCGGCAACTACTACTACGGCGAATCCAACATCGAGTTCATCACCGAACGCCGGTCGGTCCGCACCGCATACCGCCTGCTCGTGGTGCTCGCGATCTTCATCGGCTCGATCGCATCGGCCGATCTCATCTGGAACACCGCCGACGGCATCATGGGGCTCATGGCGCTCGTGAACCTCGTCGCGATCGGCCTGCTGTCGGGCGTCGCGTTCAAACTCCTGCGGGACTACACCAGACAGCGGCGCGAGGGTCGCGATCCCGTGTTCACCCGTGCGCTGCTCCCCGGCGTCGACGGCATCGAATGCTGGGTCGACGAGGCATCCGTCACCGGCCCGATCGACGTCGCCACGGCACGCAGGCAGTCTCGCAAGCACCGCGACCACCTGCACGAGGGCTGA
- the nusA gene encoding transcription termination factor NusA has product MEIDLTVLRMMEREKDIPFDELVQIIEQAILMAYLKHTNPAQHGHANPNGARAHLDRKTGHVSVFVPELDEEGEVIGEVEDSPSDFGRIAAFAAKQVINQRLRDLADDAVLGEFRGREGDIVAGVIQQGPNPRMIHIDLGTVEAILPPEEQVPGEEYPHGQRIRVYVTSVAKGAKGPSITVSRTHPALVRKLFALEVPEIASGVVEIVSLAREAGHRSKIAVRANQPGVNAKGACIGELGQRVRAVTAELGNEKIDIVDWSDDLATFVASALSPAKVTSAFVIDESMRAVRALVPDYQLSLAIGKEGQNARLAAKLTGAKIDIQPDSVLDQA; this is encoded by the coding sequence GTGGAAATCGACCTCACCGTGCTTCGCATGATGGAGCGCGAGAAGGACATCCCGTTCGACGAACTGGTGCAGATCATCGAGCAGGCCATCCTGATGGCGTACCTCAAGCACACCAACCCGGCGCAGCACGGTCACGCGAACCCGAACGGGGCGCGTGCCCACCTCGACCGCAAGACCGGCCACGTCTCGGTGTTCGTCCCCGAACTCGACGAAGAGGGCGAAGTCATCGGCGAGGTCGAGGACAGCCCGAGCGACTTCGGCCGCATCGCGGCGTTCGCCGCCAAGCAGGTCATCAACCAGCGCCTGCGCGATCTCGCCGACGACGCGGTGCTCGGCGAGTTCCGGGGCCGTGAGGGCGACATCGTCGCCGGCGTCATCCAGCAGGGCCCGAACCCGCGGATGATCCACATCGACCTCGGCACGGTCGAGGCGATCCTGCCGCCCGAGGAACAGGTGCCCGGCGAGGAGTACCCCCACGGCCAGCGCATCCGCGTCTACGTGACGAGCGTCGCGAAGGGGGCCAAGGGGCCGTCGATCACGGTCTCGCGCACCCACCCGGCCCTGGTCCGCAAGCTGTTCGCGCTCGAGGTGCCCGAGATCGCGTCGGGGGTCGTCGAGATCGTGTCGCTCGCCCGTGAGGCCGGCCACCGGTCGAAGATCGCCGTCCGCGCGAACCAGCCGGGCGTCAACGCCAAGGGCGCGTGCATCGGCGAGCTCGGGCAGCGCGTGCGCGCGGTGACCGCAGAGCTCGGCAACGAGAAGATCGACATCGTCGACTGGTCGGACGACCTCGCGACGTTCGTCGCCTCGGCCCTGTCGCCGGCGAAGGTCACGAGCGCGTTCGTCATCGACGAGTCGATGCGCGCCGTGCGTGCCCTCGTTCCCGACTACCAGCTGTCGCTCGCGATCGGCAAGGAGGGCCAGAACGCCCGACTGGCTGCCAAGCTCACAGGAGCCAAGATCGACATCCAGCCCGACTCGGTGCTCGACCAGGCCTGA
- a CDS encoding ketopantoate reductase family protein, whose protein sequence is MRIGIIGAGALGSTFAALLAAAGHDVEIAARGATLAAIREHGIRLSGGYGDVIARVDCAERLTRRPDLALVCTKAQDGAAAIEANGAHLDGTVVVVVQNGLDGVDIAANLLPDATSLGLLSMIAANHSEPGIVRVTATAESYLGRGDGPPEPVAVDTAAVLSAAVPVVAIEDFRGSQWTKLVVNMLNSITAIVGVPLGAVIADDGLLRVLTASMLECVRTGLARRVRFGSMNGLDDTLLRRFASAQLDEATAVPAGLVRRMSWEDNRGSTQQSILRGQPTEIDFLNGAVVREAVAVGLDAPVNRALVGLVHEVERGGFLPAERVRAILD, encoded by the coding sequence ATGCGCATCGGGATCATCGGCGCGGGCGCGCTCGGATCGACGTTCGCGGCCCTGCTCGCGGCCGCCGGCCACGACGTGGAGATCGCGGCCCGCGGCGCCACGCTCGCCGCGATCCGTGAGCACGGCATCCGGCTGAGCGGCGGCTACGGCGACGTGATCGCGCGCGTCGACTGCGCCGAGCGCCTCACGCGACGGCCGGACCTGGCGCTCGTGTGCACCAAGGCGCAGGACGGCGCCGCAGCGATCGAGGCGAACGGGGCGCACCTCGACGGCACCGTCGTGGTGGTCGTCCAGAACGGCCTCGACGGGGTCGACATCGCCGCGAACCTGCTGCCGGATGCCACGAGCCTCGGCCTGCTCTCGATGATCGCGGCGAACCATTCGGAGCCCGGCATCGTTCGCGTCACGGCGACCGCCGAGAGCTACCTCGGACGCGGTGACGGACCGCCCGAGCCCGTCGCCGTCGACACTGCGGCGGTGCTCTCCGCGGCCGTGCCGGTGGTCGCGATCGAGGACTTCCGCGGCTCGCAGTGGACCAAGCTCGTCGTGAACATGCTCAACTCGATCACCGCGATCGTCGGCGTGCCCCTCGGGGCCGTCATCGCCGACGACGGACTGCTGCGCGTGCTCACCGCCTCGATGCTCGAGTGCGTGCGGACGGGTCTCGCACGGCGTGTCCGCTTCGGGTCGATGAACGGGCTCGACGACACCCTGCTCCGCCGGTTCGCCTCGGCGCAGCTCGACGAGGCGACCGCCGTGCCGGCCGGACTGGTGCGGCGGATGTCATGGGAGGACAATCGCGGATCGACGCAGCAGAGCATCCTCCGCGGACAGCCGACCGAGATCGACTTCCTCAACGGGGCTGTGGTCCGAGAGGCGGTCGCGGTGGGTCTGGACGCACCGGTCAATCGCGCGCTCGTCGGGCTGGTCCACGAGGTCGAGCGCGGCGGGTTCCTGCCTGCGGAGCGGGTTCGCGCGATCCTGGATTGA
- a CDS encoding A/G-specific adenine glycosylase: MPDATASPFASAVASWFADAARPLPWRAAEISPWAVLVSEFMLQQTQAARVVPYWEAWIARWPTPADLASEPASEALRAWERLGYPRRALWLHAAASELVERHGGEVPRDLEDLLALKGVGPYTARAVAAFAFGDRHPVVDTNTRRVIARAIDGDAVAPPPSTARDLPAMEALLPRDRKAAHAFNAGAMELGATVCTARAPRCGECPVASLCAWRAAGYPAHTGPRRRAQARFEGSDRQLRGRIMRELRAAHRPVARTELSTLDGDGDRIDRVLATLVADGLATAEPDGYRLPD; the protein is encoded by the coding sequence ATGCCCGACGCGACCGCCTCCCCGTTCGCATCGGCCGTCGCCTCGTGGTTCGCGGATGCCGCGCGTCCCCTGCCCTGGCGGGCGGCGGAGATCTCACCCTGGGCGGTGCTGGTGAGCGAGTTCATGCTGCAGCAGACCCAGGCGGCACGGGTCGTCCCGTACTGGGAGGCCTGGATCGCCCGGTGGCCCACCCCGGCCGACCTCGCCTCGGAGCCGGCGTCCGAGGCGCTCCGCGCCTGGGAGCGGTTGGGCTACCCCCGCCGAGCCCTCTGGCTCCACGCCGCGGCATCCGAACTCGTGGAACGTCACGGCGGCGAGGTGCCCCGCGACCTCGAAGACCTGCTCGCGCTGAAGGGCGTCGGGCCGTACACGGCGCGCGCGGTGGCGGCGTTCGCGTTCGGCGACCGGCATCCCGTCGTCGACACGAACACGCGGCGCGTCATCGCCCGCGCGATCGACGGCGACGCGGTCGCACCGCCGCCCTCGACGGCGCGCGACCTTCCCGCGATGGAGGCGCTCCTCCCCCGCGACCGGAAGGCGGCCCACGCGTTCAACGCGGGCGCGATGGAGCTCGGGGCGACGGTCTGCACCGCACGCGCTCCCCGCTGCGGGGAATGCCCCGTCGCATCGCTCTGCGCGTGGCGCGCCGCCGGGTACCCGGCGCACACGGGTCCGCGGCGGCGCGCTCAGGCCCGGTTCGAGGGCTCGGACCGCCAGCTGCGCGGCCGGATCATGCGCGAACTGCGCGCCGCGCACCGACCGGTCGCACGCACCGAACTCTCGACGCTCGACGGCGACGGCGACCGGATCGACCGAGTGCTGGCGACCCTCGTCGCCGACGGCCTGGCCACCGCCGAGCCTGACGGATACCGACTCCCGGACTGA
- the rbfA gene encoding 30S ribosome-binding factor RbfA yields the protein MADPQRARKLADRIKEIVARRLDKGLRDPRLGFVTITDVRVTGDLQHATVFYTVYGTEEERRDSAAALRAATGMLRSEVGRNITARLTPTLEFILDAIPENAEHISALLREARARDEETEALASTAEYAGDADPYVKPRELDDEDDDWDEFDDEASDLADDAEAGGSR from the coding sequence ATGGCTGATCCGCAGCGGGCCAGGAAACTGGCCGACCGCATCAAGGAGATCGTCGCGCGACGCCTCGACAAGGGCCTGCGCGACCCTCGACTCGGCTTCGTGACGATCACCGACGTCCGGGTGACCGGCGACCTGCAGCATGCGACGGTGTTCTACACCGTGTACGGCACCGAGGAGGAGCGCCGCGACTCGGCGGCGGCCCTTCGCGCGGCGACCGGGATGCTCCGCAGCGAGGTCGGGCGCAACATCACGGCTCGGCTCACCCCGACGCTCGAGTTCATCCTCGACGCGATCCCCGAGAACGCGGAGCACATCTCGGCGCTGCTGCGCGAGGCTCGCGCGCGCGACGAGGAGACCGAGGCGCTCGCGTCGACGGCCGAGTACGCCGGCGACGCCGACCCGTACGTCAAGCCGCGTGAGCTCGACGACGAGGACGACGACTGGGACGAGTTCGACGACGAGGCATCCGACCTCGCCGACGACGCGGAGGCCGGCGGCTCGCGCTGA
- a CDS encoding ROK family protein — protein MPRSLALAVDLGGTKVEAALVGPDGTLEPGSRHRRPTGPAASSEDLVRAVAEAVGAAQAALPPDAELLGVGIGSAGPIDLEAGTVSPLNLPVWRGHPLAADVAAMVPGVPVTLRIDGLCIALAEAWIGAGRGVGNLLGMVVSTGVGGGLLLGGEPAPSPSGNGGHIGHVEVGGFDDACACGGTGCLEAIASGPRTVAWARTQGFTGETGEELALAHAAGDPIALAAVARAGTAIGRAIASATNLVDLDLVAIGGGFSRVSPALLDHARRAVEERTAFDFARRVRIVPSGLSDEGPLIGAAALVHRPGRMHGIQTRESAG, from the coding sequence ATGCCCCGTTCCCTCGCCCTCGCCGTCGACCTCGGCGGCACCAAGGTCGAGGCCGCGCTCGTCGGCCCCGACGGAACCCTCGAACCCGGCAGCAGGCATCGACGGCCCACCGGCCCCGCAGCCTCGTCGGAAGACCTCGTCCGCGCCGTCGCGGAGGCCGTGGGCGCCGCGCAGGCCGCCCTTCCCCCCGACGCCGAACTCCTCGGCGTCGGCATCGGATCCGCCGGGCCCATCGACCTCGAGGCCGGCACGGTCTCCCCCCTGAACCTGCCCGTCTGGCGCGGGCATCCGCTCGCCGCCGACGTCGCCGCGATGGTGCCGGGCGTACCGGTGACCCTGCGCATCGACGGCCTCTGCATCGCGCTCGCCGAGGCGTGGATCGGCGCCGGGCGCGGCGTCGGCAACCTGCTCGGCATGGTCGTCTCGACCGGCGTCGGCGGCGGACTCCTCCTCGGCGGCGAACCGGCGCCGTCGCCGTCCGGCAACGGCGGGCACATCGGCCACGTCGAGGTCGGCGGGTTCGACGACGCCTGCGCCTGCGGCGGCACCGGATGCCTCGAGGCCATCGCCTCCGGTCCCCGCACGGTCGCCTGGGCTCGGACGCAGGGATTCACCGGCGAGACCGGCGAGGAGCTCGCGCTCGCGCACGCTGCCGGCGACCCCATCGCGCTCGCCGCGGTCGCGCGCGCGGGCACCGCGATCGGGCGGGCGATCGCCTCGGCGACCAACCTCGTCGACCTCGACCTCGTGGCGATCGGCGGCGGCTTCTCGCGCGTCTCCCCCGCGCTGCTCGACCACGCGAGGCGGGCCGTCGAGGAGCGCACCGCGTTCGACTTCGCCCGCCGCGTGCGGATCGTGCCCTCCGGCCTGTCCGACGAGGGCCCCCTCATCGGCGCCGCAGCCCTCGTGCACCGGCCCGGCCGGATGCACGGGATTCAGACGCGCGAGTCCGCCGGGTAG
- a CDS encoding YlxR family protein: protein MEPVRTCIGCRSRAPRSSLLRVVVRESQLITDVSAVLPGRGAWLHPTLECFRLAERRRAFGRALRTRGELDTSEVENRLIG, encoded by the coding sequence ATGGAACCCGTCAGAACGTGCATAGGATGCCGTTCGCGCGCCCCGCGATCCTCGCTCTTGAGGGTCGTCGTCCGAGAATCCCAGCTCATCACCGACGTGTCGGCTGTGCTTCCGGGTCGAGGTGCGTGGCTGCATCCGACGCTGGAATGCTTCCGGCTCGCCGAGCGGCGACGCGCTTTCGGGCGTGCGCTCCGCACCCGCGGAGAGCTGGACACCAGTGAAGTAGAGAACAGGCTGATCGGCTGA
- a CDS encoding LysR family transcriptional regulator, which produces MISAPRPTPSPDDLLVLLAVARAGRYTSAAAELGLNHTTVARRIEALEAALGGRVLSRGASGWVLTALGEHALRAAEGIEQAMRALDPASAALAGTVRLSATDGFSGFIAAPALVAVRDEHPQVSLEIVAATRRAAQQRVGVDLEVVVGRPHVHRAEATHLADYVLGTYASPSYLERHGRPDTPAHLAEHPLIYFIESMLQVDALDDARNAIPQMADSVASTNVYVHVDATRAGAGIGLLPAFLADRHDDLVRLFPDEVEARLPYWLVSRPEALRQPVVLAFIAAMRRRIEEVRPALLGLPG; this is translated from the coding sequence GTGATCTCAGCGCCGAGGCCGACCCCCAGTCCCGACGACCTGCTCGTGCTGCTCGCGGTCGCGCGCGCCGGCCGGTACACCTCGGCTGCCGCAGAACTCGGGCTGAACCACACCACTGTGGCCAGGCGGATCGAGGCCCTGGAGGCGGCGCTCGGCGGCCGCGTCCTCTCGCGCGGGGCGTCCGGGTGGGTGCTGACGGCGCTCGGCGAGCACGCGCTCCGCGCCGCCGAGGGCATCGAACAGGCGATGCGTGCGCTCGACCCCGCCTCCGCGGCACTCGCGGGGACGGTGCGGCTGTCGGCGACCGACGGCTTCAGCGGGTTCATCGCGGCGCCCGCCCTCGTCGCCGTGCGCGACGAGCACCCGCAGGTGTCGCTCGAGATCGTCGCGGCGACACGGCGGGCGGCGCAGCAGCGCGTCGGCGTCGACCTCGAGGTCGTCGTCGGGCGGCCGCACGTGCACCGCGCGGAGGCGACCCACCTCGCCGACTACGTGCTGGGCACCTACGCCAGTCCGTCGTACCTCGAGCGGCACGGGCGGCCCGACACCCCGGCGCACCTGGCGGAGCATCCGCTGATCTACTTCATCGAGTCGATGCTGCAGGTCGACGCACTGGACGACGCGAGGAACGCGATCCCGCAGATGGCCGACTCCGTCGCGAGCACCAACGTGTACGTGCACGTCGACGCGACGCGCGCGGGCGCCGGCATCGGACTGCTCCCGGCGTTCCTCGCCGACCGCCACGACGACCTCGTGCGGCTCTTCCCCGACGAGGTCGAGGCACGACTGCCCTACTGGCTCGTGAGTCGCCCGGAGGCCCTGCGCCAGCCGGTCGTCCTCGCGTTCATCGCCGCCATGCGACGACGGATCGAGGAGGTGCGGCCGGCCCTGCTCGGGCTGCCCGGCTGA